The following are encoded in a window of Natranaeroarchaeum aerophilus genomic DNA:
- the lpdA gene encoding dihydrolipoyl dehydrogenase: MVVGDVATGTDVLVIGAGPGGYVAAIRAGQLDLDVTLVEKDAYGGVCLNHGCIPSKALITATGIAHDAGTAEEMGIHADPEIDVGQMQEWKGGVVDQLTGGVEKLCKANQVNLVEGRAEFVDENEARVVHGGEGQGAETIEFEHAIVATGSQPIQIPGFSYGDEPVLDSRQALAMDDAPESLVIVGAGYIGMELAGVFAKLGTDVTVVEMLDSVLPGYESDLARPVKKHAESLGVEFHFGQSAAGWEETDDGIVVHTDAAGEDDEGLSIDAENVLVAVGRQPVTDTVELTAAGVETDDRGFIPTDDKARSNQEHIFAVGDVAGEPMLAHKGSKEGQVAAEVIAGEPAALDYQAIPAAVFTEPEIGTVGMTEAEAEDAGFEPMVGEFPFRASGRALTTGESDGFVRLVADAEEEFVLGGQVVGPEASELIAEIGLAVEMGATVEDVASTIHTHPTLSESVMEAAENALGHAIHTLNR; encoded by the coding sequence ATGGTCGTTGGAGACGTTGCAACCGGAACAGACGTACTGGTGATCGGCGCGGGACCGGGCGGCTACGTTGCCGCCATCCGCGCCGGACAGCTCGATCTGGACGTCACGCTGGTCGAAAAAGACGCCTACGGCGGCGTCTGTCTGAACCACGGCTGTATTCCCTCGAAGGCGCTGATCACGGCGACGGGTATTGCCCACGATGCCGGGACCGCCGAGGAGATGGGGATCCACGCCGACCCCGAAATCGATGTCGGGCAGATGCAAGAGTGGAAAGGCGGCGTCGTCGACCAGCTCACCGGCGGCGTCGAGAAGCTCTGCAAGGCGAATCAGGTCAATCTCGTGGAGGGTCGTGCAGAGTTCGTCGACGAGAACGAAGCTCGCGTGGTCCACGGCGGCGAGGGACAGGGCGCGGAGACGATCGAGTTCGAGCACGCCATCGTCGCGACGGGCTCGCAGCCGATCCAGATTCCCGGCTTCTCCTACGGCGACGAGCCGGTACTCGACTCCAGACAGGCACTGGCGATGGACGACGCGCCCGAGTCGCTTGTGATCGTCGGCGCGGGCTACATCGGGATGGAACTTGCGGGCGTCTTCGCCAAACTCGGCACCGACGTGACGGTCGTCGAGATGCTCGACTCGGTCCTGCCGGGCTACGAATCGGATCTCGCACGTCCCGTTAAGAAACACGCCGAATCGCTGGGCGTCGAGTTCCACTTCGGACAGAGCGCGGCTGGCTGGGAGGAGACCGACGACGGGATCGTCGTCCATACCGATGCCGCGGGCGAGGACGACGAGGGCCTCTCGATAGACGCCGAGAACGTGCTCGTCGCGGTCGGCCGCCAGCCGGTGACCGATACCGTCGAGCTGACGGCCGCGGGCGTCGAGACCGACGACCGTGGCTTCATCCCGACCGACGACAAGGCCCGGTCAAACCAGGAGCACATCTTCGCGGTCGGCGACGTCGCTGGCGAACCGATGCTGGCACACAAGGGGAGCAAGGAAGGGCAAGTCGCCGCTGAAGTGATCGCGGGCGAGCCCGCCGCGCTCGATTACCAGGCGATTCCCGCCGCGGTCTTCACCGAGCCCGAAATCGGCACGGTAGGGATGACCGAGGCCGAAGCCGAGGATGCGGGCTTCGAGCCTATGGTTGGCGAGTTCCCGTTCCGCGCGAGCGGGCGGGCGCTCACGACCGGCGAGAGCGATGGGTTCGTCCGGCTCGTCGCGGACGCCGAAGAGGAGTTCGTCCTCGGGGGGCAGGTCGTCGGCCCCGAGGCGTCGGAGCTGATCGCCGAAATCGGCCTGGCCGTCGAGATGGGCGCGACCGTCGAGGACGTCGCGTCGACGATCCATACCCATCCCACCCTCTCGGAGTCGGTGATGGAAGCAGCCGAGAACGCGCTCGGACACGCGATTCACACACTGAACCGGTAA
- a CDS encoding halocyanin domain-containing protein: protein MTTRRSVLTAAVGLVTAGLAGCIGNGGYEDGDEDADVWLSSVDEFDGIEDHTGSEAVSVTVGAGNGLAFAPVAIRADPGTTVVWEWSGDGGSHNVVHAGSDELFESDLVNREGHTFDYTFEDPGTYNYICTPHEASEMKGSVVVVE from the coding sequence ATGACGACTCGCCGGTCGGTGCTCACTGCAGCAGTCGGACTGGTAACTGCCGGACTCGCGGGCTGTATCGGTAACGGCGGGTACGAGGACGGTGACGAGGATGCCGATGTCTGGCTTTCATCCGTCGACGAGTTCGATGGTATTGAAGACCACACCGGTTCGGAAGCGGTATCGGTTACCGTCGGCGCGGGGAACGGCCTCGCATTTGCACCCGTGGCGATCCGGGCCGATCCCGGGACGACGGTCGTCTGGGAATGGTCCGGGGACGGCGGCAGTCACAACGTCGTTCACGCCGGTAGCGACGAACTGTTCGAGAGCGATCTGGTGAACCGCGAAGGACACACCTTTGATTATACCTTCGAGGATCCGGGTACCTACAACTACATTTGCACACCACACGAGGCCTCGGAAATGAAGGGGTCGGTCGTCGTTGTCGAATAG
- the pheA gene encoding prephenate dehydratase: protein MKAVTLGPEGTYSHRAARSVADVVEFRESVTAIVEAVADGQYDRGVVPIENSIEGSVTESLDVLADNELAVVEEIVTPIRHALLAQDETFETVASHSQALAQCREYLSEQYPDVDLEAVASTARGVEIAREDPTVAGIGHPDNSGDGLQVLAEDIQDRNSNATRFFVVAPIEDRSQAGGKSTFIVYPNDDYPGLLLDLLEPFADRDINLTRVESRPSGERLGDYVFHIDIAAGLYEDRTEQALADIDELATDGWIRRLGSYDTSHVV, encoded by the coding sequence ATGAAAGCAGTCACACTGGGTCCCGAAGGGACCTACTCCCATCGTGCCGCCCGGTCGGTCGCGGACGTCGTCGAGTTCCGCGAGTCCGTCACCGCCATCGTCGAGGCGGTCGCCGACGGCCAGTACGACCGCGGCGTCGTTCCGATCGAAAACAGTATCGAGGGTAGTGTCACCGAGAGCCTCGACGTGCTCGCCGACAACGAACTCGCCGTCGTCGAGGAGATCGTCACGCCGATCCGTCACGCCCTGCTCGCCCAGGACGAGACGTTCGAGACGGTTGCCAGCCACTCACAGGCGCTCGCCCAGTGCCGGGAGTATCTGTCCGAACAGTACCCCGATGTCGACCTCGAAGCGGTTGCCAGCACGGCTCGTGGCGTCGAAATCGCCCGCGAGGATCCGACTGTGGCAGGTATCGGCCACCCCGACAATAGTGGAGATGGCCTGCAGGTACTCGCCGAGGACATCCAGGACCGGAACTCCAACGCAACCCGCTTTTTCGTCGTCGCGCCGATCGAGGATCGCTCGCAGGCGGGCGGCAAATCCACGTTCATCGTCTACCCGAACGACGACTACCCGGGACTCCTGCTCGACCTGCTTGAACCCTTCGCCGACCGGGACATCAACCTCACCCGGGTCGAGTCCCGACCCAGCGGCGAACGCCTCGGCGACTACGTCTTCCATATCGATATCGCGGCAGGGCTGTACGAGGACCGAACCGAGCAGGCGCTGGCCGATATCGACGAACTCGCAACGGATGGCTGGATTCGTCGACTCGGATCGTACGACACCTCGCATGTCGTGTGA
- a CDS encoding Hsp20/alpha crystallin family protein yields the protein MKGNPFEEFESLLQRMEQGFEGGMDLQARTGSTAVDVANRDEEFVVTVDLPGYETEDIDLTLAEDTLRLEAEREVESEDEADHYLRRERRRQSVSRSIPFPESVDAESVTASHTNGVLTVTVPKEFGSDEGHSIDIE from the coding sequence ATGAAAGGCAACCCGTTCGAGGAGTTCGAGTCCCTGCTACAGCGAATGGAACAGGGGTTTGAGGGAGGTATGGATCTCCAGGCACGCACCGGTTCGACGGCAGTCGACGTTGCGAACCGCGACGAGGAGTTCGTCGTCACCGTCGACCTGCCGGGCTACGAGACGGAGGATATCGACCTGACTCTCGCGGAAGACACGCTCCGGCTCGAGGCCGAGCGTGAGGTCGAGTCCGAAGACGAAGCTGACCACTATCTCCGCAGGGAGCGCCGTCGACAGTCCGTCTCCCGGTCGATTCCGTTCCCCGAGTCGGTCGACGCAGAATCGGTGACGGCGTCTCACACCAATGGCGTGTTGACCGTCACAGTGCCAAAGGAGTTCGGCTCGGACGAGGGGCACTCCATCGACATCGAGTAG
- a CDS encoding ATP-dependent DNA helicase has protein sequence MDPDRIFDAFPAPSYRGNQQSALADIQSAFDAGNDVVLVRAPTGSGKSLLARAIAGCARRGADATPSQATKAYYTTPQVSQLDDVADDDLLEDLSIIRGKSNYDCILPNETETPVDQAPCARERGYDCSVKHRCPYFSDRAIASNRRIAAMTLAYFMQTAGSDVFRKRDVCVIDEAHGLAEWAEMYATTHLGPRTVPFWEELRVPALDGLDEAVEYADALVTQCTRRKDDLLEKGDLSAEEAAERDRLQELISELNWFVEDYRDPGSATTWLVDQDENDGNSDGEGGPVTIKPMDPERYLRHTVWDRANRFALLSATILNKEAFCRGVGLDPANVALVDVGHTFPVEHRPLYDVTQGKMTYEHRSETLPKVARTVVQIMRKHDDEKGLVHCHSYDIQDRLATQLREFGVGDRIRTHDREHRDADLDAWKASDDASVFLSVKMEEALDLEGDLARWQVLCKAPYPNTGDSRVAHRLEDGQWGWYYRAALRTVIQACGRVVRAPEDYGATYLADSSLLDLFERARHDVPEWFDEQIRQMSQPELPAFDPDEALGERSVGRAGGQRRSGSGSTERSGSNTSSAKTGSRSAGRKRQKSSNNSPIADVWDTE, from the coding sequence GTGGACCCCGACAGGATCTTCGATGCGTTCCCCGCACCTTCCTACCGTGGGAACCAGCAGTCTGCGCTGGCCGACATCCAGTCCGCGTTCGATGCGGGCAACGACGTCGTGCTCGTCAGGGCACCGACCGGGAGCGGCAAGTCCCTGCTCGCGCGTGCGATCGCCGGCTGTGCGCGCCGCGGTGCGGACGCAACGCCGAGTCAGGCAACCAAGGCGTACTACACGACGCCACAGGTCTCGCAACTGGACGACGTGGCCGACGACGACCTGCTCGAGGACCTGAGCATCATCCGCGGAAAGAGTAACTACGACTGCATCCTGCCGAACGAGACGGAGACGCCTGTCGATCAGGCCCCCTGCGCCCGCGAACGGGGCTACGACTGCTCGGTCAAACACCGCTGTCCGTACTTTTCGGATCGGGCCATCGCCTCGAACCGCCGGATCGCCGCGATGACCCTGGCCTATTTCATGCAAACCGCTGGATCGGACGTCTTCCGCAAGCGCGATGTCTGTGTGATCGACGAGGCCCACGGGCTGGCAGAGTGGGCGGAGATGTACGCGACGACGCATCTCGGTCCCCGAACCGTCCCGTTCTGGGAGGAGCTGCGCGTGCCTGCCCTCGATGGGCTCGACGAGGCCGTCGAGTATGCCGACGCGCTGGTCACCCAGTGTACGCGTCGCAAGGACGACCTGCTCGAAAAAGGCGATCTCAGCGCCGAGGAGGCCGCGGAGCGGGATCGCCTGCAGGAGCTGATCTCCGAGCTAAACTGGTTCGTCGAGGACTACCGCGATCCGGGGAGTGCAACGACCTGGCTCGTCGACCAGGACGAGAACGATGGGAACTCCGACGGGGAGGGAGGACCCGTGACGATCAAGCCGATGGATCCCGAGCGGTATCTTCGCCACACCGTCTGGGACCGGGCAAACAGATTTGCCTTGCTATCCGCCACGATTCTCAACAAGGAGGCCTTCTGTCGCGGCGTCGGGCTCGACCCGGCGAACGTCGCGCTGGTCGATGTCGGTCACACGTTTCCGGTCGAACACCGGCCGCTGTACGACGTCACGCAGGGGAAGATGACCTACGAGCACCGCTCGGAGACGCTCCCGAAGGTCGCCCGAACGGTGGTCCAGATTATGCGAAAACACGACGACGAGAAGGGGCTCGTTCACTGCCACTCCTACGACATTCAGGATCGGCTGGCGACGCAGTTGCGCGAGTTCGGTGTTGGCGATCGGATCCGAACCCACGACCGGGAGCACCGGGACGCCGATCTGGACGCGTGGAAGGCCAGCGACGACGCGAGCGTCTTCCTCTCGGTGAAGATGGAGGAAGCCCTGGATCTGGAGGGCGACCTCGCGCGCTGGCAGGTGCTCTGCAAGGCACCCTATCCGAACACTGGCGACTCGCGGGTCGCTCACCGGCTGGAGGACGGCCAGTGGGGCTGGTACTATCGCGCCGCACTCAGGACGGTGATTCAGGCCTGTGGTCGGGTCGTTCGCGCGCCTGAGGATTACGGCGCGACGTATCTGGCTGATTCGAGTTTACTCGACCTGTTCGAGCGCGCGCGCCACGACGTCCCCGAGTGGTTCGACGAGCAGATCAGGCAGATGAGCCAGCCGGAGCTTCCGGCGTTTGACCCCGACGAAGCGCTCGGTGAGAGGAGTGTGGGGCGAGCGGGCGGGCAGCGCCGAAGTGGGTCGGGCAGTACGGAGCGCTCGGGGAGTAACACGTCGAGCGCCAAAACGGGAAGCCGGTCGGCGGGACGAAAGCGGCAAAAGTCCTCGAATAACAGCCCGATTGCGGACGTCTGGGACACCGAGTAA
- a CDS encoding DUF7561 family protein translates to MGRQPCDGCGRKVRIGGGISDFWTMKPTATDGMTLEFEDDSEHFLCNECIDQLPDYPDASDVEALERRDVE, encoded by the coding sequence ATGGGACGCCAACCGTGTGATGGCTGTGGCCGGAAGGTGCGGATCGGCGGCGGAATCAGCGACTTCTGGACGATGAAGCCGACGGCGACCGACGGGATGACACTGGAGTTCGAGGACGATAGCGAGCACTTTCTCTGTAATGAGTGTATCGACCAGCTACCCGACTATCCGGATGCATCGGACGTCGAGGCGCTCGAACGGCGGGACGTCGAGTAG
- a CDS encoding YkgJ family cysteine cluster protein: protein MRVDCAGCAGCCLDWRPLTEADLDHERHGPYQPLDDTYNLTPLTRSEVRQFLDDGMAAAMTPRFFTADDGVRIDGHELAAIDGNPVFFIGLRKVPKPVAPFGESPHWLRSCVFLDPTTLQCRIHETDRYPEQCASYPGHNLALDQETMCERVEDAFGGERLLDDEPPDDLDGLLLGPQALGEKLFVHPEPARLTGSIERCAAGESSAADRAECLAVAAASSPGTTTVEEEQYEEFRKQALDGNSWVDDALANWTDRSEPPGRSAPDPAIAVDVEDERGAPSTPGWK, encoded by the coding sequence ATGCGGGTGGACTGTGCAGGCTGCGCGGGCTGTTGTCTCGACTGGCGACCACTGACCGAGGCGGATCTCGACCACGAGCGCCACGGCCCGTACCAGCCTCTCGACGACACCTACAACCTCACGCCGCTGACTCGCTCGGAGGTCCGGCAGTTCCTCGACGACGGGATGGCTGCCGCGATGACACCCCGGTTCTTTACGGCCGACGATGGAGTCCGGATCGACGGCCACGAACTCGCCGCGATCGATGGCAACCCCGTCTTTTTTATTGGGCTCCGGAAAGTCCCCAAACCCGTCGCGCCGTTCGGCGAGTCCCCACACTGGCTCCGTAGCTGTGTCTTCCTCGACCCGACCACGCTCCAGTGTCGGATCCACGAGACGGATCGCTATCCCGAACAGTGTGCGTCGTATCCGGGCCACAACCTCGCGCTCGATCAGGAGACGATGTGCGAGCGCGTCGAGGACGCCTTCGGTGGCGAGCGACTGCTCGACGACGAGCCGCCCGATGACCTCGATGGACTCCTGCTCGGCCCACAGGCTCTCGGCGAGAAACTGTTCGTCCATCCCGAGCCAGCACGGCTGACTGGCTCGATCGAGCGCTGTGCCGCCGGTGAATCCAGCGCCGCGGATCGCGCGGAGTGTCTTGCGGTCGCTGCGGCGTCCAGTCCCGGCACGACGACTGTCGAAGAGGAACAGTACGAGGAGTTCCGGAAGCAGGCCCTCGACGGAAACTCGTGGGTCGACGACGCTCTCGCCAACTGGACCGATCGGTCTGAACCGCCGGGCCGCTCCGCCCCGGATCCTGCCATCGCGGTCGACGTCGAGGACGAGCGGGGTGCGCCCAGCACGCCAGGCTGGAAGTAA
- a CDS encoding NAD(P)H-binding protein, with protein MNVLVTGATGFVGRRLVPALLDAGHEVRVLVRDRSSYEPDVADDIGVYEGDLLEQGSFESALAGVDAAYYLVHSMGSSGDFEERDRQAARHFRAAASAADVERVIYLGGLGPSEDDEGVSAHLRSRQEVGRLLDEGTYDLTTLRAAVIVGEGSASFELIDQLTGRLPVMLAPKWVRTRCQPIAIDDVITYLVGVLDAPETAGGTFEIGGPEVMTYQEMLQRTAEIAGRTVYIVPVPVLTPTLSSHWLTFVTDVPTSVARPLIAGLKTPVVVEDDRIQQFVDVEPTSFETAVRRAFGSESPPPSPPAEATG; from the coding sequence ATGAACGTTCTCGTCACCGGCGCGACCGGCTTTGTCGGACGCCGACTCGTCCCGGCACTCCTCGATGCTGGCCACGAGGTGCGCGTGCTCGTCAGGGATCGATCGAGCTACGAGCCCGACGTGGCCGACGATATCGGGGTCTATGAGGGCGATCTACTCGAACAGGGTAGCTTCGAGTCCGCACTGGCAGGGGTCGACGCGGCGTACTATCTCGTTCACTCGATGGGATCCAGCGGGGACTTCGAGGAGCGTGATCGCCAGGCAGCCCGGCATTTCCGTGCAGCCGCAAGCGCAGCAGATGTCGAGCGCGTGATCTACCTCGGCGGGCTCGGCCCCAGCGAGGACGATGAGGGCGTCTCCGCACATCTGCGTTCCCGACAGGAGGTCGGGCGATTGCTGGACGAGGGAACGTACGACCTGACGACGCTCCGTGCGGCGGTCATCGTCGGCGAGGGGAGCGCGAGCTTCGAGCTGATCGATCAGCTCACTGGTCGGCTGCCAGTGATGCTTGCCCCGAAGTGGGTCCGGACCCGCTGTCAGCCGATCGCGATCGACGACGTGATCACTTACCTCGTGGGCGTGCTCGACGCCCCCGAGACTGCGGGCGGGACGTTCGAGATCGGCGGCCCGGAGGTGATGACCTATCAGGAGATGTTACAGCGTACGGCCGAGATCGCTGGACGAACCGTCTACATCGTCCCGGTCCCGGTGCTCACACCGACGCTGTCTTCTCACTGGCTCACCTTCGTCACGGACGTGCCTACCTCAGTTGCCAGGCCCCTGATTGCGGGTCTCAAGACGCCGGTCGTCGTCGAGGACGATCGGATCCAGCAGTTCGTTGACGTCGAGCCGACATCGTTCGAGACGGCGGTCCGGCGGGCGTTCGGCAGTGAATCTCCGCCTCCGTCGCCGCCAGCGGAGGCCACTGGATGA
- a CDS encoding DUF7530 family protein codes for MNVEYGEAWVYESIVGAIPGLNLSDRAAVTIQLIGFEFAVLLGALYYDLWYAAAFGTVAVGVAAVGSAVMLRFSQRLRALDPPDAYRTALFGSSFEVVLGLVAFLVLVTYLFVYDPRTASLSLVERLFGPEPPLLVVFLALLIAWDVAYRIGTSWWASVVAVWRSYTFEFDDGTALAYRQLDLLNIGFAAIQLALLPFVWDRPVLAAALVGHVVATGGAVALSTALLR; via the coding sequence ATGAACGTCGAGTACGGTGAAGCGTGGGTCTATGAGAGTATCGTCGGGGCGATCCCCGGCCTCAATCTCTCGGACCGGGCGGCGGTCACGATCCAGCTAATCGGCTTCGAGTTCGCGGTCCTGCTCGGTGCGCTCTACTACGATCTGTGGTATGCGGCCGCGTTCGGGACCGTGGCAGTCGGCGTCGCTGCAGTCGGTAGCGCCGTCATGTTGCGGTTCAGCCAGCGACTCCGTGCACTGGACCCACCGGACGCCTACCGGACCGCACTTTTTGGCTCCAGTTTCGAGGTCGTCCTCGGGCTGGTCGCCTTCCTCGTCCTCGTCACCTACCTGTTCGTGTACGACCCGCGCACCGCGTCGCTATCGCTCGTCGAACGCCTGTTCGGTCCGGAGCCTCCGCTGCTCGTGGTCTTTCTCGCGCTCCTGATCGCCTGGGATGTGGCCTATCGGATCGGGACGAGCTGGTGGGCGAGCGTCGTTGCTGTCTGGCGGTCCTACACCTTCGAGTTCGATGACGGGACAGCCCTCGCATACCGACAGCTGGATCTACTCAACATCGGCTTCGCCGCGATTCAGCTGGCACTGCTCCCCTTCGTGTGGGATCGCCCAGTACTGGCGGCAGCGCTGGTCGGCCACGTGGTCGCAACCGGCGGTGCGGTCGCACTGTCGACAGCACTACTCCGGTAG
- a CDS encoding DUF5786 family protein: MSLGAYDEDEHERREQKTSTVDADFDDAREEYRGTIEYDSGDSAEDLLDTFEEIKSN; encoded by the coding sequence ATGTCACTTGGTGCCTACGACGAGGACGAACACGAACGCCGAGAGCAGAAAACGAGTACGGTCGATGCGGACTTCGACGACGCCAGAGAGGAGTACCGTGGCACCATCGAATACGATTCCGGCGACTCGGCCGAAGACCTTCTGGATACGTTCGAGGAGATCAAATCGAACTGA
- a CDS encoding DUF5784 family protein translates to MASPLRFRRSDERWTAARVERDIFDPLDANLGARRTSPRFEPTGSWQTRRYDVDNGDLALFAWNDNHGYWLGNTETPESLWRTDKYGWRSVPYQIARWAQREFLAELYEEDPWLEQYSHLSWYFLPVFMSKDGRETTRAFFSEHAGGFPDAESEDALAFYDEFLSTGRLDEYRETMAGKLGTSELFDRVRMTAAMGEFNAAKLLIDAGYEITPEIEVGTGHSLDFRARPAEADGAVEADGGSGTLVEVTRPQPPTRRNASTPTAAVRETAGTKATGQLRHNGDAVLLVDCSSFREDEWAAIKGERPDLPHRPAIVYRVRPSGSVDGYATGRPPLDVDAVLDRG, encoded by the coding sequence GTGGCGAGCCCGCTTCGATTCCGCAGATCAGACGAGCGCTGGACGGCAGCCAGAGTCGAACGTGACATCTTCGATCCGCTGGACGCCAACCTCGGCGCACGACGCACGAGCCCCCGATTCGAGCCGACCGGCAGCTGGCAGACCCGTCGATACGATGTCGACAACGGTGATCTTGCGCTGTTCGCGTGGAACGACAACCACGGCTACTGGCTTGGCAACACTGAGACGCCCGAGTCCCTCTGGCGAACCGACAAGTACGGCTGGCGCAGTGTTCCGTATCAGATCGCCCGCTGGGCACAGCGGGAGTTCCTGGCGGAACTGTACGAGGAGGATCCGTGGCTAGAGCAGTACAGCCATCTCTCATGGTACTTTCTCCCTGTTTTCATGTCAAAAGACGGTCGCGAGACGACGCGGGCGTTCTTTAGCGAGCACGCCGGAGGCTTCCCGGACGCGGAGAGCGAGGACGCGCTGGCGTTTTACGACGAGTTCCTCTCGACGGGGCGACTCGACGAGTATCGTGAGACGATGGCGGGGAAACTCGGGACCAGCGAGCTATTCGACAGGGTACGAATGACCGCCGCCATGGGCGAGTTCAATGCCGCAAAGCTACTGATCGATGCGGGCTACGAGATCACTCCCGAGATCGAGGTCGGAACGGGTCATTCACTGGACTTTCGTGCCCGACCAGCAGAAGCTGATGGGGCTGTCGAGGCTGACGGCGGGTCGGGGACGCTGGTCGAAGTGACGCGACCCCAGCCGCCGACGCGACGCAACGCAAGTACGCCGACAGCCGCCGTCCGGGAGACTGCAGGAACGAAAGCGACGGGACAGTTACGACATAACGGGGATGCAGTCCTTCTGGTCGATTGTTCGAGCTTTCGGGAGGACGAGTGGGCGGCGATCAAAGGGGAGCGTCCCGACCTTCCCCACCGCCCGGCAATCGTCTACCGGGTGCGCCCGTCCGGCTCGGTCGACGGATACGCGACGGGACGGCCACCGCTGGACGTCGACGCCGTGCTGGACAGGGGTTAG
- a CDS encoding DUF5789 family protein yields MTMNNTTELFTDAEFPITSDELLDRYGDEEIDLSNETLREVLERTGPETYENREDAEFAVYSGVSDRAIGRKGYSDRDPTPLGSPHGPDQYSF; encoded by the coding sequence ATGACGATGAACAACACAACCGAACTGTTCACCGACGCGGAGTTCCCAATCACGTCCGACGAACTGCTTGACCGATACGGCGACGAAGAGATCGATCTCTCCAACGAAACCCTGCGTGAGGTCCTCGAACGGACCGGCCCGGAGACGTACGAGAACAGAGAAGACGCCGAGTTCGCCGTCTACTCCGGAGTCAGCGATCGAGCGATCGGCCGCAAGGGATACAGCGACCGCGACCCGACGCCGCTGGGCAGTCCGCACGGCCCCGATCAGTACTCCTTCTAA
- a CDS encoding redoxin domain-containing protein gives MLTEGTRAPDFTLPAAVNGEIEQLTFSEYAADQLTVLAFYPADFSPTCTDELCSLRDIDLFNLQDEISILGISTDSAFSHLEFARQNGLEFPLLSDNDGRIAELFGVLHDEYEGHNRLARRAVFVVDDRKEIRYAWSTDDPSQLPDIDAVRDAVDSVQDDRGAIDRYRSAHDHYRYGRSELENARAAYAGENWGVAAEAFAEAKYYFEEAESGFDTARRFAESTNVVRTAESAKTKTNQYRQCARWYGKAARRRTNGDTPLATETEADAEAALDAAREMEPVQDLYTL, from the coding sequence ATGCTCACCGAGGGAACCAGGGCACCCGATTTCACCCTGCCTGCGGCGGTCAACGGAGAGATCGAACAGCTCACGTTCAGTGAGTACGCAGCAGATCAACTCACCGTTCTCGCATTCTATCCGGCCGATTTCAGTCCAACATGTACCGACGAACTCTGCTCGCTCCGTGATATCGATCTGTTCAACTTACAGGACGAGATATCGATCCTCGGGATTTCGACCGACAGCGCCTTTAGCCATCTCGAGTTCGCCCGCCAGAACGGCCTGGAGTTTCCGCTGCTGAGTGACAACGATGGCCGGATCGCCGAGCTTTTTGGGGTTCTCCATGACGAGTACGAGGGACACAACCGACTCGCCAGGCGGGCGGTGTTCGTCGTCGACGACCGCAAAGAGATCAGATATGCGTGGTCGACGGACGATCCGTCTCAACTGCCGGATATCGATGCGGTCAGGGACGCAGTCGACTCGGTACAGGACGACCGAGGGGCGATCGATCGATACCGTTCGGCACACGACCACTACCGGTACGGTCGGTCCGAGCTGGAGAACGCACGGGCGGCGTATGCGGGGGAGAACTGGGGCGTTGCGGCCGAGGCGTTCGCCGAAGCAAAGTACTACTTCGAGGAGGCAGAGAGTGGGTTCGACACGGCGCGGCGATTCGCCGAGTCCACAAACGTGGTTCGGACCGCTGAGAGCGCAAAAACCAAGACGAACCAGTACCGCCAGTGTGCTCGCTGGTACGGCAAAGCGGCGCGGCGACGAACCAACGGAGACACACCGCTCGCGACGGAGACCGAAGCTGACGCCGAAGCGGCCCTTGATGCTGCACGCGAGATGGAGCCGGTACAGGATCTCTATACCCTTTGA